A region of Acidobacteriota bacterium DNA encodes the following proteins:
- a CDS encoding MarR family transcriptional regulator yields MGQRSRGRRPVQEITEPQRRTLKEIRLFTNRRGFPPTMKELADILGISHASAHGQVNQLVRKGYLKR; encoded by the coding sequence ATGGGTCAAAGATCGCGAGGCAGACGCCCCGTTCAGGAAATAACCGAGCCGCAGCGCCGTACATTGAAGGAGATCCGCCTCTTCACGAACCGGCGTGGGTTCCCCCCGACCATGAAGGAACTCGCGGACATTCTCGGGATATCGCACGCCAGCGCCCACGGTCAGGTGAACCAGCTTGTCCGCAAGGGCTACCTGAAGCG